The DNA segment TTTTGCAAATTCATTCGTAAAGCTATATCTTTAGGTAACCCAATGGATAAACTATTTCCCGTCTGATTTACTTTACGTAAAAAATGATCATTCTTTTCCAATGTTTTCACACTCATTTTTTATCATCCTCTTTCTTAGTTAATATTCTATATTATATATATACAATATGTATTATAATAATGCAAATTTATTTTACAATAGTAATAACAAATATGAGGTTTTATTAGTGGAATCTAAGGCGATTAATTGCAACTTCGTGTATCCAATTTTGATACTGAAGAATCCTTAATCCGGGTAGTTTCTTTTAGACTTTCGAATTCTGCAACAAAAAAAGCCCAGCACCGGTTAAGATGATGAGCTAAAATTTAATCTTGCTTCATTAGTTTCTTCTATTATATAACCAGGTTTGCAGCAAACTTCAAATTAAATTTTTACTTACGCTGTTCATAATCCGCTTCAATATCTATTTTCCATGAGCGATCTAGTTTCTTACCTGTTCGGAAAGAACTGACAGCTTCATTTAACACTTGATAATTGAGTTGAGTGCCTTCAGTATCAGCATGGTATTTTACCGCGAATTCTTCATCAATCCCGAATTTTTCTGCTGTGGCAACGGCATCGATATTGGCTCCTAAAAACACAAACTCCCACTTGTAATTCTTTTTTTGATGCGCAATCATCGACCTGATTTTTTTGTAATTGTATTCACAGCTGGCGTTTTCATATCCATCAGTCGTGATGACGAACATTACTTTTCCTGCGCGTTCTTCTTCACTTGTTCTTTTTTGAGCATTGCCGATTTTTTGGATGGTTGAACCTATCGCATCAAGTAAGGCCGTCATGCCACCCACTTCGTATTCCTTTTCCGTAATGGGTGCGATCCCTTTAATCGAAATTCGGTCATGCAGTAACTCATAGCCATCATTGAATAAAATCGTCGTGACTCGAGCGTCCCCTTGTTCTTTTTTCTGCTTGGTAATCAAAGCATTGAATCCACCAATCGTATCGCTCTCAAGTCCAGCCATCGAACCGCTCTTATCTAGAATAAAAACCAACTCAGTACTTTTCGCATTCATTTAAATTTCCTCCTTAAGTTATGTTCCTCATTTACAACTTAAGAATAAGCTTTTTCTAAAACAAATAGGTCGCTTCTAAAGCGACACTTACGCACCGAGCAAAACTTGGTCAAAAGTAAACAAGGCTTCATTTATTTCGTATATATTGTAGTTCTTTTGTTCAATGAAAAAATGGATGATAAGATCGAATTTACTACTTTGTGATAAGGTATAACCTGCCTTGTCCAGTAAATCCTTTGTTTCATATAGATCTAATTCCAAAGCAATCGCAAAAGCTATCGCTGTTTTTTTGAGCGGTGTGTAATCGGGTGAATTACGGATTTTCGAAAAAAGGCGGCGGTCAATATTCGCTTTTTTATAGGTATCCGCATCTGTCATTCCTTTTTCGTCAATAAAACGTAAAAGTCTCTGTGAAAAGGATTCATCAATCTGGCCCATCATATCCTCTAGGCTTCTTTTCTTAAAATCCTGTAACTTCTCTTCCACAACATACGCCTGTTGTGATTGAATCTCTTGTTCGATCATCCGTTGGTTTCGTGAGTATTTTAGCTCATGCTCTTCCACATAATGTTCGTCGATATATTGATGAATGGATTTGAATAGTTTTTCACTGAATCCGAAAGATTGTTTATCAAAGACGACGAGGTATACCATCATCTCATGGCTCATTAAGAATTCGTGAATTGAAGAAATAGCTACCTGCAAAGCCTGTTCTTTCGGATAGCCATAAATGCCCGATGAAATGACTGGAAAGGCTATTGACTCCAAGTTTAGTGAAGCAGCCAATGCCAAGGAATTTTCATAACAGGATTGCAGAAGTTTTTCTTCGTTTTGGTTCCCTCCTCGCCAAACCGGACCAACTGTATGGATAATGTGTGTTGACTGTAACCGGAATCCATCTGTCAAAACAGCCTCTCCAACTGAGCATTGGCCAATTTCATCGCATGCCTTTTGCAACTCTTTCACACCGGCCGCTATAAAGATGGATCCGCAAACACCTCCACCCATTTGCAGTTCTGAATTCGCCGCATTGACGATTGCATCTACATCCATTTTTGTTATATCGTTTCTAACGATTTCTAAAGGCATGATTGAAAGTCTCCTTTCATGATATGAAACTATTTTTCATCACATTTATTTCCATTAATATAACACAATTATCCTTGCTGTCAGCCAAGCTTCTTAGTGGCAAGCTGCAAGGATAATTGGTAATGTGCTGTTTAAGACACCAATTCCTCTCAATTTGCGGCTTACACAGGTACGTAAAATCCTCGCACAAAGTGAGCGCAGCGGAGAATATCTCGAACAGGAAAGTGGCAAACCGGCTAGCCGTGCCACCTATATATCCCTTCGATTTAGACCTTTCTTTCATTAACGAGCACAGGAGATTTCATCTAACACTACAGCGACTAGTGTATCCGGCTCGCTATGGATGGCTCAACTGCTACGTCATAACCTATTGAGTAAAAAGCATCTTTATGTGACGTTGTTACATAAAGATGATTCTTTTTTAGAGGCAATCTTGCGGCAGATGTGCATCCGTCGCTCGCCTACAACCTAAACGTGCACAGGTCTTTGAGTTTGGTTTACTAGAGAATGGACACTTACTTCTTTAGAAAGGAAGCCACCGAAGATACAATTTCGGTGGCTTGTTGCTAACTATAAAAGTTCATTCTGCGTTCTTTGAAAGAAGTGTTTCACACTATATCACAATTGTGAAAAGACGCCATATATCTTAATCATGAGTTTGCACGTTACTCTGTAAACTCATAAAGGATTATTAGAGCAACAAGCAATAAAAATTAAAATTAATATTTTCCATATTTTATCTATTCCTACTTGGAGCGTGATTTTTCCAACTTAGGGTCTAAAAGTTCCAACTTGAACTCCAAATTTCCCAACTGACCAAGCGCTCACCCGAATTTTCATCAATAAACACCGTAATTTGATCTTAATTGCTGAATAAAAACGTTATTTTCTTCCCTGCTATAGGGAAATAGCGTGACTTAAGATGCAAAAGAAGTTTGTAGTTAGAAAGCGCCAACACAGAAAAAGGAAAATTGACAATGTATCGGTCGGGTTTCCGGCTCGCTATGGACTGCACATCTGCTGCATCATAACCTATTGAGTAAAATGCATCATTATGTGACTTTGTCACATAATGATGCATTTTAGAGGCAATCTTGCGGCAGATGTGCTTCCTTCGCTACGCCTACCACCTAAACGTGCAAAGTAATTCGGATTTGGTTTACTAGTGAATTGACACTTACTTTTTTAGAAAAAAAGCCGCCGAAGATATAATTTCGGCGGCTTTTTACTAACTGTATAGGATCATTCTACCTTATTTAAAGAACAGGTTTTTCACACTATATAGGTTATAAAATCCTGAAACTTTATAGAAAGAAAAGATAAACGGCGACAGACAACGATTTTAGTGGGTGTGCCTGGCAGAACGCAGTGATCCTTGGCAACCTAGGATATCCGCTACGCCTGAATCCGAGGAGGTAGTTCTTTATAGAAGCAGCCAGCCGATCGCTTGTTCTGGATCTACATTTGAAAATTGTAAACAGTTATAGTTGTCTGTTTTGCACATGATAAACTTAAGGATGATTGGAGTGGAAGACGGCGATTCCAGCGGGAATAGCATGAGCTGAAGACCCCGGAGACGAGCTTGCTCGTCGAGGAGACTGAGGCCATGCCCGCGGAAAGCGTCCGTCTGTTTCTGCATCGCTTCGCTAGCTTCGAAACATGAAAGTGCGTTGAAACGGAAATCTACCTCTACTATAAAGAAAAAGAGAACTGCCCTTTGTCATATTTTATGACTTTTAGGACAGCTCCTTTATTTTTTCTATTCAATTAAAGTCTAGACTAAATGTTTAGTGAAGGTATTATTGTTCCCCACTCAGTTTAACTAGAATTTTCGCTTGTGTTTTGTCGTTCGTTAGTGCATCAAAACCTTTTGTTATGATTTCTTCTAGCTCAATTCGACTTGTGATAATTAGCTTCGGATCAATCTCTCCTGAGCTCATTAAATCGATTGTTTTCTGGAACACTTCAGGTTCATACGCTAAAGTTGACGTGATTTTGACGCCAGTAGTTGTCAAATCCATTGGGTCAAATGAAACTGGTTTAGGGAAAATGGAAATAACGACAACCGTACCACGTGTTTTTGTGACTTTAATTGCCTGGTTAAATGTTATTTCTACACCAGCCACTTCAAATGACACGTCAAACCCTTCAGGTTCAATCTCTCTCGCCATTTCTAAAGGATCCATGTTACCAGGATTGACTACATGCGTAGCTCCGACTAATGTCGCTTTTTCCAGTCGACTATCTGACAAGTCGAAAACAACGATTTTACTTGCCCCTTGTGCCTTAGCTGCAATAATCGTCACAAGACCAATTGGTCCCGCACCAAATACTGCTACAGTTTGTCCTGATTGCAAGCCACCTTCTTTGACAGCTTGTACAGCAACAGCCGTCGGTTCGACAAGTGCGCCTTCCTCGAGTGACAGACCATCTGGAAGTGCGTAAACATTTTTTTCAGCTACAACCGTAAAGTCAGCAAAACCACCATTTGAACCTAGTCCAACAAATGTAAATCCGTCATATATATCGTATTCGGGCCCTTTATTACCTTTTGTGATTAAAGGATTTACAACAACTCGATCACCCGCTTTAAATCGTGTTACATCAGATCCGACTTCCTCGATTACACCGGCAAATTCATGCCCTAACGTTAATGGTGCTTCTTGGTTTGTCAATGGATCAGGACCTTGTGATGGAATTAGTACAGGACCTTCTTGATATTCATGCAAGTCACTGCCGCAAATACCTACCCAAGCAACCCTTATTTTCACTTCATTAGGAAGAACTGCGTTCACTTCCCGTTCTTCAACACGTATATCTTTCGCTTTATACCAAACTGCTGCTCTCATACTTCTTCACATCTCCTACTATTTTATTTAAAAATAACCGGTTCTGTATTGGAGGGATAGTAAATATCTCCCTCGGTTAATTTTAACAAATTTATAAGTACTTTAACACGATATTGGCTTATGAATGTGCTCTAGCTAGAGTTTCCGGCTCGCTTTGGATTGCACACCTGCTGCTTCATAACCTAGAGAACGCAAAGAATCATGAATGACCTTTTCACATCACGATTCTTCTATTTTTAAAGCAATCTTGTGGCTGGTGTGCGGCCCGTTGCTCGCCTGCATCCTTAACGAGCACACGTGCATTCTAAACGCAAAAAAAAAACGACAATGAACTTGTCGTTTAAAAGATTTTTTTCTGCACTTGGTCTTCTTTTAACATTTCCACTGCTTCTCTAAAACGCATAGAATGTACATTTTCTCG comes from the Paenisporosarcina antarctica genome and includes:
- a CDS encoding 2,3-butanediol dehydrogenase, producing the protein MRAAVWYKAKDIRVEEREVNAVLPNEVKIRVAWVGICGSDLHEYQEGPVLIPSQGPDPLTNQEAPLTLGHEFAGVIEEVGSDVTRFKAGDRVVVNPLITKGNKGPEYDIYDGFTFVGLGSNGGFADFTVVAEKNVYALPDGLSLEEGALVEPTAVAVQAVKEGGLQSGQTVAVFGAGPIGLVTIIAAKAQGASKIVVFDLSDSRLEKATLVGATHVVNPGNMDPLEMAREIEPEGFDVSFEVAGVEITFNQAIKVTKTRGTVVVISIFPKPVSFDPMDLTTTGVKITSTLAYEPEVFQKTIDLMSSGEIDPKLIITSRIELEEIITKGFDALTNDKTQAKILVKLSGEQ
- a CDS encoding macro domain-containing protein, encoding MPLEIVRNDITKMDVDAIVNAANSELQMGGGVCGSIFIAAGVKELQKACDEIGQCSVGEAVLTDGFRLQSTHIIHTVGPVWRGGNQNEEKLLQSCYENSLALAASLNLESIAFPVISSGIYGYPKEQALQVAISSIHEFLMSHEMMVYLVVFDKQSFGFSEKLFKSIHQYIDEHYVEEHELKYSRNQRMIEQEIQSQQAYVVEEKLQDFKKRSLEDMMGQIDESFSQRLLRFIDEKGMTDADTYKKANIDRRLFSKIRNSPDYTPLKKTAIAFAIALELDLYETKDLLDKAGYTLSQSSKFDLIIHFFIEQKNYNIYEINEALFTFDQVLLGA
- a CDS encoding vWA domain-containing protein; its protein translation is MNAKSTELVFILDKSGSMAGLESDTIGGFNALITKQKKEQGDARVTTILFNDGYELLHDRISIKGIAPITEKEYEVGGMTALLDAIGSTIQKIGNAQKRTSEEERAGKVMFVITTDGYENASCEYNYKKIRSMIAHQKKNYKWEFVFLGANIDAVATAEKFGIDEEFAVKYHADTEGTQLNYQVLNEAVSSFRTGKKLDRSWKIDIEADYEQRK